One genomic window of Microbacterium testaceum StLB037 includes the following:
- a CDS encoding TatD family hydrolase, which yields MDGGDPSQYVRERSTDGRRDVSYPPAPEPLGIPVYDNHTHLEIEDGPSTGSGTVGGLSLDEQLERALAVGVHGVVQAGGDVDSSRWSAWAADTHPRVLAAVAIHPNEAPVYERAGELDAAIAVIDELAAAPRVRAIGETGLDFFRTEADGIPAQLRSFEAHIALAKKHGIAMQIHDRDAHDAVLETLERVGAPDKTVFHCFSGDADMARIAADRGYYLSFAGNVTFKNAQNLRDALAVTPLERILVETDAPFLTPAPYRGRPNAPYLIPVTLRFLAAERGMDADELAAQVAANTIEVYGEF from the coding sequence TCAGCTATCCGCCCGCGCCCGAGCCCCTCGGCATCCCCGTCTACGACAACCACACGCACCTCGAGATCGAAGACGGCCCTTCGACGGGCTCAGGGACCGTGGGCGGGCTGTCCCTCGACGAGCAGCTCGAGCGCGCCCTCGCCGTCGGCGTCCACGGCGTCGTCCAGGCCGGCGGCGACGTCGACTCGTCGCGGTGGTCGGCGTGGGCCGCCGACACGCACCCGCGGGTGCTCGCCGCCGTGGCCATCCACCCCAACGAAGCTCCCGTCTACGAGCGGGCGGGGGAGCTGGATGCCGCCATCGCGGTCATCGACGAGCTCGCGGCCGCTCCCCGGGTGCGGGCGATCGGCGAGACGGGCCTCGACTTCTTCCGCACGGAGGCCGATGGCATCCCGGCTCAGCTCCGGTCCTTCGAAGCGCACATCGCCCTGGCGAAGAAGCACGGGATCGCGATGCAGATCCACGACCGCGACGCCCACGACGCCGTGCTCGAGACGCTCGAGCGCGTCGGCGCCCCCGACAAGACGGTGTTCCACTGCTTCTCGGGCGACGCCGACATGGCGCGGATCGCCGCCGACCGCGGCTACTACCTCTCGTTCGCCGGGAACGTCACGTTCAAGAACGCGCAGAACCTCCGCGACGCCCTCGCCGTGACGCCGCTCGAACGCATCCTCGTCGAGACCGACGCGCCGTTCCTCACCCCCGCGCCGTACCGCGGACGCCCGAATGCCCCGTACCTGATCCCCGTCACCCTGCGCTTCCTCGCGGCGGAGCGGGGGATGGATGCCGATGAGCTCGCCGCCCAGGTCGCGGCGAACACGATCGAGGTCTACGGGGAGTTCTGA
- a CDS encoding sugar porter family MFS transporter — protein sequence MSQTQSIPANAFTLRSPFGRRAIVLSVAAAVGGFLFGFDSSVINGAVQSIETEYTKVPTLTGFVVAIALIGCAIGAIAAGALSDRFGRLKVMMVGAVLFFASSIGAALTFSVLDLTIWRVVGGLGIGIASVVAPAYIAEVAPRQIRGSLASLQQLAITLGIFAALLSNALLVGAAGGTADNQLWWGLEAWRWMFLVGVVPAAVYGLLAFTMPESPRFLLARGRADEARAIFARLVPPADLDKTLKDLTNAIETDRKNKGASLAGKALGLQPIVWIGIILSVFQQFVGINVIFYYSTSLWRAVGFDESDSLLIGVITSVTNVLVTLIAIWLVDRVGRKPLLLVGSALMALSLGAMALAFSFATGSGQDVSLPGIWAPVALVAANLFVVGFGASWGPLVWVLLGEIFPSRIRGKALGVAAGAQWLANFLVSWSFPQLADWSLAVTYGGYAFFAALSFVFVLWKIPETKGMELEQTETLFVRKPKEKKA from the coding sequence GTGAGTCAGACGCAGTCGATCCCCGCGAACGCTTTCACCCTGCGGAGCCCGTTCGGGCGAAGAGCCATCGTGCTCTCGGTCGCGGCGGCGGTCGGCGGGTTCCTGTTCGGTTTCGACTCCTCCGTCATCAACGGTGCCGTCCAGTCGATCGAGACCGAGTACACGAAGGTCCCGACCCTCACCGGCTTCGTCGTCGCGATCGCCCTCATCGGCTGCGCGATCGGCGCGATCGCCGCGGGTGCGCTGTCGGACCGCTTCGGCCGGCTCAAGGTCATGATGGTCGGCGCCGTGCTCTTCTTCGCCTCGTCGATCGGCGCCGCCCTGACCTTCAGCGTGCTCGACCTGACGATCTGGCGCGTGGTCGGCGGTCTCGGCATCGGCATCGCCTCGGTGGTCGCCCCGGCGTACATCGCGGAGGTGGCGCCCCGCCAGATCCGTGGCAGCCTCGCCTCGCTCCAGCAGCTCGCGATCACCCTCGGCATCTTCGCGGCCCTGCTGAGCAACGCCCTCCTCGTGGGGGCCGCGGGCGGCACGGCCGACAACCAGCTGTGGTGGGGCCTGGAGGCCTGGCGCTGGATGTTCCTCGTCGGTGTCGTCCCCGCCGCGGTCTACGGTCTTCTGGCGTTCACGATGCCGGAGTCGCCGCGCTTCCTCCTCGCGCGCGGCCGCGCCGACGAAGCCCGGGCGATCTTCGCGCGCCTCGTCCCGCCCGCCGACCTCGACAAGACGCTGAAAGACCTCACGAACGCGATCGAGACGGACCGCAAGAACAAGGGTGCCTCTCTCGCCGGCAAGGCTCTCGGCCTTCAGCCGATCGTCTGGATCGGCATCATCCTGTCGGTGTTCCAGCAGTTCGTCGGCATCAACGTGATCTTCTACTACTCCACGAGCCTCTGGCGCGCGGTCGGCTTCGACGAGAGCGACTCGCTGCTCATCGGCGTCATCACGTCGGTGACCAACGTGCTCGTGACGCTCATCGCGATCTGGCTCGTCGACCGGGTCGGCCGCAAGCCCCTGCTGCTCGTCGGTTCGGCGCTGATGGCGCTGTCGCTCGGCGCGATGGCCCTGGCGTTCTCGTTCGCCACCGGTTCGGGCCAGGACGTCTCGCTCCCGGGCATCTGGGCGCCGGTCGCTCTGGTCGCGGCGAACCTCTTCGTCGTCGGCTTCGGTGCCTCGTGGGGTCCGCTGGTGTGGGTGCTCCTCGGCGAGATCTTCCCCAGCCGCATCCGCGGCAAGGCGCTCGGCGTCGCCGCCGGTGCGCAGTGGCTCGCGAACTTCCTCGTGTCGTGGAGCTTCCCGCAGCTCGCCGACTGGTCGCTCGCGGTCACGTACGGCGGGTACGCCTTCTTCGCCGCCCTCTCCTTCGTCTTCGTCCTGTGGAAGATCCCCGAGACCAAGGGCATGGAGCTCGAGCAGACCGAGACGTTGTTCGTCCGCAAACCCAAAGAGAAGAAGGCCTGA
- the rsmA gene encoding 16S rRNA (adenine(1518)-N(6)/adenine(1519)-N(6))-dimethyltransferase RsmA — protein MPVSLLGAAEIRRLATELDVTPTKKLGQNFVVDANTVRKIVQVAGVSASDRVVEIGPGLGSLTLAILETGASVVAVEIDHRLAARLPETAAAHEVPAERLMVIDADALRVDELPGEPSVLVANLPYNVSVPVLLHFLETFPYLRSGVVMVQAEVGERLAAPPGSKVYGAPSVKAAWYGSWRLAGTVSRQVFWPVPNVDSVLVAFDRDAEPRGTEEHRRRTFQIVDAAFQQRRKMLRQALSGVLGGTAAEASARLERAGVDPTLRGEQLTVDDYARIAAL, from the coding sequence ATGCCCGTTTCCCTCCTCGGTGCCGCCGAGATCCGCCGGCTCGCGACCGAGCTCGACGTCACTCCCACCAAGAAGCTCGGGCAGAACTTCGTGGTCGACGCGAACACGGTGCGCAAGATCGTCCAGGTCGCCGGGGTCTCGGCATCCGATCGTGTCGTCGAGATCGGACCGGGTCTCGGTTCGCTCACCCTGGCGATCCTCGAGACGGGAGCCTCGGTCGTCGCGGTCGAGATCGACCACCGCCTCGCCGCACGCTTGCCCGAGACCGCCGCGGCCCACGAGGTTCCCGCCGAGCGGCTGATGGTCATCGACGCCGACGCGCTGCGGGTCGACGAGCTCCCGGGAGAGCCGAGCGTGCTGGTCGCGAACCTGCCGTACAACGTCTCGGTTCCGGTGCTGCTGCACTTCCTCGAGACGTTCCCGTACCTCCGCAGCGGCGTCGTCATGGTGCAGGCCGAGGTGGGCGAGCGCCTCGCGGCCCCTCCGGGGTCGAAGGTCTACGGGGCGCCGAGCGTGAAGGCCGCCTGGTACGGCTCGTGGCGGCTCGCGGGCACGGTGTCGCGACAGGTGTTCTGGCCCGTCCCGAACGTCGACAGCGTGCTCGTCGCCTTCGATCGGGATGCCGAACCCCGCGGCACCGAGGAGCACCGGCGTCGCACCTTCCAGATCGTGGATGCCGCTTTCCAGCAGCGCCGCAAGATGCTCCGCCAGGCGCTGTCCGGCGTGCTCGGCGGCACGGCGGCCGAGGCCTCGGCGCGGCTCGAGCGGGCCGGCGTCGACCCGACGCTGCGCGGCGAGCAGCTCACCGTCGACGATTACGCCCGTATCGCCGCCCTCTGA
- a CDS encoding phosphodiesterase: protein MRYAEYPRAERVLLHLSDTHLRAGGAPLYDRVDSEAYLARAVAAIEASGVRPDALVFTGDLADFGEGDAYDRVRSLVEPLAERLETRVVWVMGNHDDRATFRSHLLPGDAADPTAPVDRVDEFDGLRIVTLDTSVPGFHHGEVTPEQLAWLADVLATPAPLGTILALHHPPVPSVLDLAASVELRDQRSLAAVLRGTDVRAILAGHLHYSTFATFAGIPVSVASATCYTQDLMVPVGGTRPQDGAQGFNLVHVYDETIVHSVVPLGAAEELQYVDAAESRERLRAAGIEVPANRGLSGPVSPPTTPLPVLR, encoded by the coding sequence ATGCGTTACGCCGAGTACCCCAGAGCCGAGAGGGTGCTGCTGCACCTGAGTGACACCCACCTGCGCGCCGGCGGAGCCCCGCTCTACGACCGGGTCGATTCCGAGGCCTACCTGGCCCGTGCGGTCGCCGCGATCGAGGCATCCGGGGTCCGTCCCGACGCCCTCGTGTTCACGGGCGACCTGGCCGACTTCGGCGAGGGGGATGCGTACGACCGCGTCCGCTCGCTCGTGGAGCCGCTCGCCGAGCGCCTCGAGACGCGCGTCGTCTGGGTCATGGGGAACCACGACGACCGTGCCACGTTCCGCTCGCACCTGCTCCCCGGCGACGCCGCCGACCCGACCGCCCCGGTGGACCGCGTCGACGAGTTCGACGGCCTCCGCATCGTCACGCTCGACACCTCGGTCCCCGGGTTCCACCACGGCGAGGTGACGCCCGAGCAGCTCGCGTGGCTCGCGGACGTCCTCGCGACGCCCGCGCCGCTCGGCACGATCCTCGCGCTGCACCACCCTCCGGTGCCGAGCGTGCTCGATCTGGCCGCGTCGGTCGAACTGCGCGACCAGCGAAGCCTCGCGGCCGTCCTGCGGGGTACCGACGTGCGGGCGATCCTCGCCGGGCACCTGCACTACTCGACGTTCGCGACGTTCGCCGGCATCCCCGTGTCGGTGGCCTCCGCCACCTGCTACACGCAGGACCTCATGGTGCCGGTCGGCGGCACCCGCCCGCAGGACGGCGCGCAGGGCTTCAACCTCGTGCACGTCTACGACGAGACGATCGTCCACTCGGTCGTGCCGCTCGGCGCCGCCGAGGAACTGCAGTACGTCGACGCCGCCGAGTCGCGGGAACGTCTGCGCGCGGCGGGCATCGAGGTCCCGGCGAACCGTGGGCTCAGCGGACCGGTGTCGCCGCCGACGACGCCGCTGCCGGTTCTGCGCTGA
- a CDS encoding stealth family protein, which translates to MRSIVPLPIDTDPWRALLSRSDIRMLDGILHVVDDSSTPSDAERTDLLTVAEAIEGAGVSVMLVRDANRRPKLVVDTVHAATALAALRDPELGPVYLKARGEDPVPAHSVAPSPGSVEAYAVFRPRTSTEGSYRYGAALAPRLEFWRFGEKTVEAPRPSALTRRRFARADLDLVEVERYGRRWQTVAGMFDPHPKEFIDDIDMVFSWVDGSSSEFQRQRAARMQGYVVGDGDDNAARYRQVDELRYALRSVHMYAPWVRRIFIATDSPTPEWLADHPKVTIVRSEEFFADPSVLPTHNSHAVEAQLHRIPGLAEHFLYSNDDMFFGRPVTPELFFSGGGVSRFVESGIRIGSGAAHVDRSGHDNGLRVNRALLKERFGRVITLDLEHCATPLRRSVAFELEREFAEDYARTAASRFRSATDISVTNSLYHYYALATGRAVVTTEPRTRYVQTTQLDSLRTMERLVSRRDTDMFCLNDGSVPEIPEEVRVPALRACLERYFPVAAPWEKTSVSAEPAAASSAATPVR; encoded by the coding sequence ATGCGCTCGATCGTTCCCCTTCCGATCGACACCGATCCCTGGCGGGCACTCCTCTCCCGGTCCGATATCCGGATGCTGGACGGCATCCTGCACGTCGTCGACGACTCCTCCACCCCGTCGGATGCCGAGCGCACCGACCTGCTGACCGTCGCCGAGGCCATCGAGGGCGCCGGCGTCTCCGTGATGCTCGTGCGCGACGCCAACCGCCGGCCGAAGCTCGTCGTCGACACGGTCCACGCGGCGACGGCGCTCGCGGCCCTCCGCGATCCCGAGCTCGGCCCGGTGTATCTCAAGGCGCGCGGCGAGGACCCCGTCCCCGCCCACAGCGTCGCCCCCTCCCCCGGCTCGGTCGAGGCGTACGCCGTCTTCCGTCCGCGCACCTCGACCGAGGGCTCGTACCGCTACGGGGCGGCGCTCGCTCCGCGCCTGGAGTTCTGGCGCTTCGGCGAGAAGACGGTCGAGGCTCCGCGGCCCAGCGCCCTGACCCGCCGTCGCTTCGCCCGCGCCGATCTCGACCTCGTCGAGGTCGAGCGCTACGGCCGGCGCTGGCAGACGGTCGCGGGCATGTTCGACCCGCACCCGAAGGAGTTCATCGACGACATCGACATGGTGTTCTCGTGGGTCGACGGGTCGTCGAGCGAGTTCCAGCGTCAGCGCGCCGCGCGCATGCAGGGCTACGTCGTGGGCGACGGCGACGACAACGCCGCGCGCTATCGCCAGGTCGACGAGCTGCGGTACGCCCTGCGCAGCGTGCACATGTACGCGCCGTGGGTGCGACGGATCTTCATCGCGACCGACTCCCCCACCCCCGAGTGGCTCGCGGATCACCCGAAGGTGACGATCGTGCGCAGCGAGGAGTTCTTCGCCGATCCCTCCGTGCTGCCCACGCACAACTCCCACGCCGTCGAGGCTCAGCTGCACCGGATCCCGGGGCTCGCCGAGCACTTCCTCTACAGCAACGACGACATGTTCTTCGGTCGCCCGGTGACGCCGGAGCTGTTCTTCAGCGGCGGCGGAGTGAGCCGCTTCGTCGAGAGCGGCATCCGGATCGGCAGCGGAGCGGCCCACGTCGACCGTTCGGGTCACGACAACGGCCTGCGTGTGAACCGGGCCCTCCTCAAGGAGCGTTTCGGCCGCGTGATCACGCTCGACCTCGAGCACTGCGCGACGCCGCTGCGCCGCTCGGTGGCGTTCGAGCTCGAGCGGGAGTTCGCCGAGGACTACGCCCGCACGGCCGCGAGCCGGTTCCGGTCCGCGACCGACATCTCGGTCACGAACAGCCTGTACCACTACTACGCGCTGGCCACGGGCCGTGCGGTCGTCACGACGGAGCCGCGCACGCGGTACGTGCAGACGACGCAGCTGGACTCGCTGCGCACCATGGAGCGCCTCGTCTCGCGTCGCGACACCGACATGTTCTGCCTGAACGACGGCAGCGTGCCCGAGATCCCCGAGGAGGTGCGGGTGCCCGCGCTCCGGGCCTGTCTCGAGCGCTACTTCCCCGTGGCCGCGCCGTGGGAGAAGACCTCCGTCAGCGCAGAACCGGCAGCGGCGTCGTCGGCGGCGACACCGGTCCGCTGA
- the mgrA gene encoding L-glyceraldehyde 3-phosphate reductase, with protein MTDPARFGPDVPDLHRPYSARDARHSSVAYRQVGRSGLYLPPISLGLWWNFGDNVPFDRQREVLRHAFDRGITHFDLANNYGPPYGSAETNFGRMMREDFGRYRDELIISSKAGYDMWPGPYGNWGSRKYLLASAEQSLQRMSLDYVDIFYSHRVDPVTPIEETIGALDTLVRQGKALYVGISSYSAERTAEAAAVARSLGTPLVIHQPSYSILNRWVEDGLTETLRQEGMGAIAFTPLAQGLLTDKYLGDGQADRSQKRSSLPDRMLTDAALSALRSLNVIAKERGQTLAQMALQWVLRDETVASALIGASRTQQLDENLAALDGPAFDTEELERIDALSEAADVDLWRTSSTS; from the coding sequence GTGACTGATCCCGCTCGATTCGGCCCGGACGTACCCGACCTTCACCGGCCCTACAGCGCGCGGGATGCGCGACATTCCAGTGTCGCATACCGTCAGGTGGGTCGGAGCGGCCTGTACCTCCCGCCGATCTCGCTCGGGCTGTGGTGGAACTTCGGCGACAACGTGCCGTTCGACCGTCAGCGCGAGGTGCTGCGCCACGCGTTCGACCGGGGCATCACGCACTTCGACCTCGCGAACAACTACGGCCCGCCGTACGGTTCGGCCGAGACGAACTTCGGTCGCATGATGCGGGAGGACTTCGGCCGGTACCGCGACGAGCTCATCATCTCGTCGAAGGCGGGCTACGACATGTGGCCCGGGCCCTACGGCAACTGGGGTTCGCGCAAGTACCTCCTGGCCAGCGCCGAGCAGTCGCTGCAGCGCATGAGCCTCGACTACGTCGACATCTTCTACTCGCACCGCGTCGACCCGGTGACGCCGATCGAAGAGACGATCGGCGCCCTCGACACGCTCGTGCGCCAGGGCAAGGCGCTCTACGTCGGCATCTCGTCGTACAGCGCCGAACGCACGGCCGAGGCCGCCGCCGTCGCGCGTTCGCTCGGCACGCCGCTCGTCATCCATCAGCCGTCGTACTCGATCCTCAACCGCTGGGTCGAGGACGGCCTGACCGAGACGCTCCGCCAGGAGGGGATGGGCGCGATCGCCTTCACCCCGCTCGCGCAGGGACTCCTCACCGACAAGTACCTCGGCGACGGCCAGGCCGACCGTTCGCAGAAGCGCTCGTCGCTTCCCGACCGGATGCTGACGGATGCCGCCCTCTCGGCACTGCGCAGCCTGAACGTCATCGCGAAGGAGCGGGGGCAGACGCTGGCCCAGATGGCGCTGCAGTGGGTCCTTCGCGACGAGACCGTGGCATCCGCCCTCATCGGCGCCTCGCGGACGCAGCAGCTCGACGAGAACCTCGCGGCCCTGGACGGCCCGGCGTTCGACACCGAGGAGCTCGAGCGCATCGACGCGCTGTCCGAGGCCGCCGACGTCGACCTCTGGCGGACGTCGTCGACATCATGA
- a CDS encoding 4-(cytidine 5'-diphospho)-2-C-methyl-D-erythritol kinase codes for MSSPESVRVRAPGKINVFLEVGDVKDDGYHDVATAYQAVSLYEEMTATAADDITIEVVARGPVDVEGVPTDARNLAVRAARLLAETAGIDRGAHLSIVKAVPVAGGMGGGSADAAAALVACDALWGLGMPTSELVRLAAQLGADVPFALLGGTAVGTGRGDELNPALARGRFDWVLVPNEIGMSTPVVYGELDAHRERHAVDIGPAPRVPAVAPEVLHALRQGDAEMLAASLRNDLQAPALHLRPDLARVLERGESSGALAGLVSGSGPTLAFLAADEESAIDLQVTLSAAGLVALHVHGPVGGARVL; via the coding sequence ATGAGCTCCCCCGAATCGGTCCGCGTCCGGGCGCCGGGGAAGATCAACGTCTTCCTCGAGGTCGGCGACGTCAAGGATGACGGGTACCACGATGTGGCCACCGCGTACCAGGCCGTCTCGCTGTACGAGGAGATGACGGCGACGGCCGCCGACGACATCACGATCGAGGTCGTCGCGCGCGGCCCCGTCGACGTCGAGGGCGTGCCCACCGACGCCCGCAACCTCGCGGTACGGGCGGCTCGCCTGCTGGCCGAGACCGCGGGGATCGACCGCGGCGCCCACCTGTCGATCGTGAAGGCGGTACCCGTGGCCGGCGGCATGGGCGGCGGTTCGGCCGACGCCGCCGCCGCGCTCGTGGCCTGCGACGCGCTGTGGGGTCTCGGGATGCCGACGTCGGAACTCGTGCGGCTCGCGGCACAGCTCGGAGCCGACGTTCCGTTCGCGCTCCTCGGGGGCACGGCCGTCGGGACCGGGCGTGGCGACGAGCTCAACCCCGCGCTGGCCCGCGGGCGCTTCGACTGGGTGCTGGTGCCGAACGAGATCGGGATGTCGACGCCCGTCGTGTACGGCGAACTCGACGCGCATCGCGAACGCCACGCCGTCGACATCGGTCCGGCGCCGCGCGTCCCGGCGGTGGCTCCCGAGGTGCTTCACGCCCTGCGGCAGGGCGACGCCGAGATGCTCGCCGCCTCGCTCCGCAACGACCTGCAGGCTCCCGCCCTCCACTTGCGGCCCGATCTTGCGCGGGTGCTCGAGCGCGGAGAGAGCTCGGGGGCCCTCGCGGGCCTCGTCTCCGGGTCGGGCCCGACGCTGGCGTTTCTCGCGGCCGACGAGGAGTCGGCGATCGACCTGCAGGTCACGCTGAGTGCCGCCGGACTCGTCGCTCTGCACGTCCACGGACCCGTCGGCGGCGCCCGCGTTCTCTGA
- a CDS encoding DUF427 domain-containing protein has translation MKAVLDGVVIAEADRDDVVSIEGNWYFPPRAVREGALNESPTPYTCPWKGEVQYWNVSLDGAELADGAWSYPDLRPGAVERVGTDFAGYVAFDRKVVVSD, from the coding sequence ATGAAGGCAGTGCTCGATGGCGTCGTGATCGCCGAAGCCGACCGCGACGACGTGGTGTCGATCGAGGGCAACTGGTACTTCCCGCCGCGCGCGGTGCGCGAGGGTGCCCTGAACGAGAGCCCCACCCCCTACACCTGCCCGTGGAAGGGCGAGGTCCAGTACTGGAACGTCTCGCTCGATGGCGCGGAGCTCGCCGACGGCGCCTGGTCGTACCCGGACCTGCGCCCCGGTGCGGTGGAGCGCGTGGGCACGGACTTCGCGGGATACGTGGCCTTCGACCGCAAGGTCGTGGTCTCCGACTGA
- a CDS encoding ABC transporter ATP-binding protein, translating to MIEFSTVSKVFPDGTRAVDEFSLVIPSRKTTVFVGSSGCGKTTLLRMINRMVEPSAGTISIDGDDIGGKAAVQLRRSIGYVMQNSGLLPHFTVADNIATVPVLQGQNRKAARTRALELMETVGLDTAMADRYPSQLSGGQQQRVGVARGLAADPNILLMDEPFGAVDPIVRDELQQELLRLQSEIGKTIVFVTHDIDEAFLLGDQVVILEKGAHIAQVGSPSEIVENPASDFVASFIGAVKGKRALHLKQTPNGTVVVDAEGRTQGALVEDSRP from the coding sequence ATGATCGAGTTCTCGACCGTTTCGAAGGTCTTCCCCGACGGCACGCGGGCCGTCGACGAGTTCAGCCTCGTCATCCCCTCGCGCAAGACGACCGTGTTCGTGGGATCCTCCGGCTGCGGGAAGACCACTCTCCTGCGGATGATCAACCGGATGGTCGAGCCCTCCGCGGGCACCATCTCGATCGACGGCGACGACATCGGCGGCAAGGCTGCGGTGCAGCTGCGTCGCAGCATCGGCTACGTCATGCAGAACTCAGGCCTCCTGCCGCACTTCACCGTGGCGGACAACATCGCCACCGTCCCCGTGCTGCAGGGCCAGAACCGCAAGGCCGCCCGCACCCGGGCGCTCGAGCTCATGGAGACCGTCGGTCTCGACACGGCGATGGCCGACCGGTACCCGAGCCAGCTGTCGGGGGGACAGCAGCAGCGCGTCGGCGTGGCCCGCGGACTCGCGGCCGACCCCAACATCCTCCTCATGGACGAGCCGTTCGGTGCCGTCGACCCGATCGTGCGCGACGAGCTGCAGCAGGAGCTCTTGCGCCTCCAGAGCGAGATCGGCAAGACCATCGTCTTCGTCACGCACGACATCGACGAGGCGTTCCTCCTCGGCGATCAGGTCGTGATCCTCGAGAAGGGTGCGCACATCGCGCAGGTCGGCTCTCCGAGCGAGATCGTCGAGAACCCGGCATCCGATTTCGTGGCGAGCTTCATCGGCGCGGTGAAGGGCAAGCGGGCCCTCCACCTCAAGCAGACCCCGAACGGCACCGTCGTCGTGGACGCCGAGGGACGCACGCAGGGCGCTCTCGTGGAGGACTCCCGCCCGTGA
- a CDS encoding ABC transporter permease, which yields MNWVGNNLELIGELALVHLRQSLIALVAGFILSIPIGWVAWRYRLVRSSVITITGLLYTIPSLALLILVPVITGWYSIISENNLIVALAIYAVAILVRAVADGLDSVDAGVRQASTAIGYGSFRRFWAVEFPLAGPVVLAGLRVTSASTIALATVGILVGIQNLGYLFTNGLQRRIIPEVFAGVIAVVVLALVIDLLLVFAGRLLMPWTRGTRTVSRISNRTLVKA from the coding sequence GTGAACTGGGTAGGCAACAATCTCGAGCTGATCGGGGAGCTGGCCCTGGTGCACCTGCGTCAGAGCCTCATCGCCCTGGTCGCCGGCTTCATCCTGAGCATCCCGATCGGATGGGTGGCGTGGCGGTACCGCCTGGTGCGGAGCAGCGTCATCACGATCACCGGGCTGCTCTACACGATCCCCTCGCTCGCGCTCCTGATCCTCGTCCCCGTCATCACGGGCTGGTACAGCATCATCAGCGAGAACAACCTCATCGTGGCGCTCGCCATCTACGCGGTGGCGATCCTCGTGCGCGCGGTGGCCGACGGGCTGGATTCGGTGGATGCCGGAGTGCGCCAGGCCTCCACGGCGATCGGCTACGGCTCGTTCCGGCGCTTCTGGGCGGTCGAGTTCCCGCTCGCGGGTCCCGTGGTGCTCGCGGGGCTCCGCGTCACCTCGGCCAGCACGATCGCCCTCGCGACGGTCGGCATCCTCGTCGGCATCCAGAATCTCGGATACCTGTTCACCAACGGCCTGCAGCGGCGGATCATCCCCGAAGTGTTCGCTGGGGTCATCGCCGTCGTCGTCCTCGCCCTCGTCATCGACCTGCTGCTGGTGTTCGCCGGACGACTGCTCATGCCGTGGACGCGTGGCACCCGGACCGTGTCCCGCATCTCGAATCGGACGTTGGTGAAGGCGTGA
- a CDS encoding ABC transporter permease: MNLVGDAFAWIFSGDQSPFDPLGRALGVQLLYTVISVVVAGAIAIPLGWFIGHTGKGRETAVAISGAARAIPSFGLLILLTLLLGVLHKPEAAVISFVILAIPSLLAGAYTGLEAIDRRVIDAGRSMGMTEMQIFWRIEVPLGLPLLIGGIRAATLQVLATVTIAAYIGLGGLGQYIIAAIPLRRFDMLIGGAILVAVLALVTDGLFAILQHLVVPRGIRVAGSAQPQRRSARRRRAEALAVGAPAAPAASP; the protein is encoded by the coding sequence GTGAATCTCGTCGGCGACGCGTTCGCGTGGATCTTCTCGGGCGACCAGAGCCCGTTCGACCCCCTCGGCCGGGCGTTGGGCGTGCAGCTGCTGTACACGGTCATCTCCGTCGTCGTCGCGGGAGCCATCGCCATTCCGCTCGGCTGGTTCATCGGCCACACCGGAAAAGGGCGCGAGACAGCGGTCGCGATCTCCGGCGCGGCGCGCGCCATCCCGTCGTTCGGCCTGCTGATCCTTCTGACGCTGCTCCTCGGGGTGCTGCACAAGCCCGAGGCGGCGGTGATCTCGTTCGTCATCCTCGCGATTCCGTCGCTCCTCGCCGGCGCGTACACCGGCCTCGAAGCGATCGACCGCCGCGTGATCGACGCGGGACGCTCGATGGGTATGACCGAGATGCAGATCTTCTGGCGCATCGAGGTCCCGCTCGGGCTTCCGCTGCTGATCGGCGGCATTCGCGCGGCGACCCTGCAGGTGCTCGCGACCGTGACGATCGCGGCCTACATCGGCCTCGGCGGGCTCGGGCAGTACATCATCGCGGCCATTCCGCTCCGCCGCTTCGACATGCTGATCGGCGGCGCCATCCTCGTCGCGGTGCTCGCCCTCGTCACCGACGGGCTCTTCGCCATCCTCCAGCACCTGGTCGTGCCCCGTGGCATCCGTGTCGCCGGTTCCGCCCAGCCGCAGCGGCGCTCCGCCCGTCGGCGGCGCGCCGAGGCCCTCGCCGTGGGAGCGCCCGCCGCGCCCGCTGCGTCCCCCTGA